In Paenibacillus sp. 1781tsa1, one DNA window encodes the following:
- the nrdG gene encoding anaerobic ribonucleoside-triphosphate reductase activating protein translates to MNLYGYIPESVNEGTGLRAVLFISGCRHACPGCFSPDSWSFRAGEPFTEERQQQILHEVTNHPLLDGVTLCGGDPFFSAAECANWVQQLRTARPDMTVWAYTGFEYEELMTDPARAELARLCDVIIDGRYIQAERDVSLPFRGSRNQRLIDVPATLTTQTIVTMQLSML, encoded by the coding sequence GTGAATCTATATGGATACATTCCGGAATCAGTGAATGAGGGAACCGGCCTGCGTGCGGTGTTGTTCATCAGCGGATGCCGTCACGCCTGTCCAGGCTGCTTCAGTCCGGATTCATGGAGCTTTCGAGCGGGTGAGCCTTTTACAGAGGAGCGGCAGCAGCAGATTCTGCATGAAGTGACGAACCATCCGTTGCTCGATGGCGTGACGTTGTGTGGCGGTGATCCCTTTTTCTCGGCAGCAGAATGTGCGAACTGGGTTCAGCAGCTCCGCACGGCACGTCCTGATATGACAGTATGGGCTTATACTGGATTCGAATATGAAGAGCTGATGACTGACCCTGCGAGAGCGGAGCTTGCCCGACTATGCGACGTCATTATCGACGGTCGATATATTCAAGCTGAGCGTGACGTCTCTCTGCCCTTCCGTGGCAGTCGGAATCAACGCTTGATTGATGTGCCTGCAACACTAACCACTCAAACCATCGTTACGATGCAGCTCAGTATGCTGTAA
- a CDS encoding methyl-accepting chemotaxis protein has translation MDIVQALITCMPFFRDTIRQDVTLSVIDHEKFLYFSAGESLKQLNYQPGDPLLDGNRNFADLNGGTVKRFDHYPKDLFGVPFDVAFIPIKNEQGEVIALFNLLYSMDDQDQLQQLMDATENLTNQLIDSVQHVAAHSEELSATTEEIRNNSKQAVQKSGNVTQVASFIREISEQTNLLGLNAAIEAARVGEAGAGFGVVAKEIRKLSVDTKEATARIEDSLLSVRQSIQGMENELGEITASSQEQAELVNNFMSTIEQLNETNKQLKQFVQKMITFDGK, from the coding sequence ATGGATATTGTTCAAGCATTGATTACATGTATGCCTTTCTTTCGAGATACGATTCGTCAGGATGTAACCCTCTCCGTTATTGATCATGAAAAATTCTTATATTTCTCAGCAGGAGAATCGTTAAAGCAACTGAATTATCAACCCGGTGACCCTCTATTGGATGGAAATCGAAATTTTGCTGATCTCAACGGCGGTACAGTCAAACGATTCGATCACTATCCTAAAGATTTGTTCGGTGTTCCTTTTGACGTGGCCTTTATCCCCATTAAAAATGAACAAGGTGAAGTCATCGCCCTGTTTAACCTGCTCTACAGTATGGATGACCAGGACCAGCTGCAACAACTCATGGATGCTACCGAAAACCTGACCAACCAGTTAATTGACAGTGTACAGCATGTGGCAGCACACTCCGAGGAACTCAGTGCCACCACCGAAGAGATCCGGAACAATTCCAAACAAGCCGTACAGAAATCAGGAAATGTAACTCAAGTCGCCAGCTTCATTCGTGAAATCTCCGAACAAACCAATCTGCTCGGCTTGAATGCAGCCATTGAAGCGGCTCGTGTAGGTGAAGCAGGTGCAGGTTTTGGCGTTGTTGCCAAAGAAATTCGCAAACTGTCCGTGGATACCAAAGAAGCAACGGCCCGTATTGAAGATTCTCTTCTCTCGGTTCGGCAATCCATTCAAGGCATGGAGAATGAACTAGGTGAGATCACTGCAAGCTCCCAAGAGCAGGCTGAACTCGTAAACAATTTCATGAGCACAATTGAGCAGCTGAACGAAACCAACAAACAATTGAAGCAATTTGTGCAAAAAATGATTACGTTTGACGGAAAATAA